Part of the Drosophila kikkawai strain 14028-0561.14 chromosome 3L, DkikHiC1v2, whole genome shotgun sequence genome is shown below.
TGGAGACGACATCCATCGACGAGGAGTACAACGACCATCTGTGCTTCTACTCATCCCCAGCCGCCCAGGCTAGCTCCGCCCTGGACTGTGGCACCCTGCGACCCTCGCGCAAGGCAAAGCGACAGGCTCATCCTCCCCAGGAGGGGCAGAGAGGAGGGGATAACGACACTGAAGTCGATGACAGGACCCGGTACCGCGTTATGAACATGTCCCAAGCAGCCATCAATGTGGAACTGGGTGCAGCTCCAAACGAAATCGAACCGGTGGTGTACGACCAGGACAAAGAAGTCAGCCAGGAACAGGTTACGGACGCGGAGTCATCCGTTGTCACAGCAGAAGTACCCACTCTTGCAGCGGCTACGCCTTCAGCCACCCCCACCCCgactgccacgcccacgccgaCGGAGAGCACCAAGAACGACCAGGTGCTCTTCAAAAACTTCTTCGGAGCCACAAAGAATGCCATCTTCCGCACGGCCCAAAGCATCATCGAGAACCACGAGAAGAAGAACGCAGCCAAGCAAAAAGAGCAGCCGGATCAAGCGTCTGTAGTGCCGCTTGCGAATGGGCCCAGCTCTAGTAGCCCATCGCCGCAGGACCAGGTCAAGTCGCCCACGGATATTTCCAAGAAAAAGGAATTCTTCAGCCTGCTCACGTCGAATTCTAGTAAAAAGGCAGCAgccgctgcagcagcggcggctgcGAACTCAGCTGCCAACACACCCGTGGCCACGCCCACCGAGTCGGTGGACTCGAAGAGCCCACAGCTGGCGGACACAGCTGGTGATGTGAAGGCCAACGAGCATGTGCGCACGCTCAACCTGCGTCTTCCCGGAGCCGACAGCGATGTCGCTGCCAGCGAGACAGCACTCTCCAAGTGTTCCTCCATCAATTCACTGCACAAGCTGAAGCTGCCGGTTCCCGGTGTCGTCAAGTACTTCATCAGCGAGCGAACCTCGGACATGCTTCAGAAGCCGGAGAAGGGCCAGAGCGGGCTGTTGCGGTTCTTCGAGTCGCCGGTGTTTAACATACACTTTGCCGTGCACTACCTGTTCTACTCGAAGGAGCCGGGCGTGCTCAGCTTTATTGGCAACAAGATCTTCAGCTTTCCCGACCAGGAGGTCGACCTGTACATACCGCAGCTGATTGTCATGTACATCCAGATGGACGAACTGGCCGAGGTGCTGGACCCGTACTTGACCATCCGCTGCCGCAAGTCTGTGGACTTCTCGCTCAAGTGTCTGTGGCTCCTCGAGGCCTACAACTACCAAGTGGACTCGCTGGGTAACTCGCACAGCGGCTCCCGCAAGTCCAAGCTGGCGCTGATGAAGGAGATATTTTCAAAAAGGGAGCAGAAGCAGGCCCAGAACGGCGGCGCAGAGCCGAAATCGATAGTGGCCTACGCCAAGAAGACGCACCACCGCTCCCAGTCCGACGCCACGGTGCTGCTAGCAGAATCGCGCTCCCCGCACACCCTCAGTATATCTCACCGTATGTACCAGCAGCCGCCGTACACTACTCAGACCCTGCCCACCACTCCCGCCAAGCTGTGTCTCGGGGATCTGACCTCGGGCCACGCCTTCGACAACGGCTGCACCTGCTTCGAGACGGTGCGCGGCCAGGTGAATGGTCTGCTCGGCCAGCGGACTCTTTGCAGCTGCGGCGCTCCGAAGACTGCGCCCCAGAAGGAGTTCATGCGGGCGCTGATGAACGTTGGCAAGAACCTCACTTCGCTGCCGTCCAAGGCGGAAAAGACCTCGGCACTGCGGATGTTCCTCAACCTGATCAACAAGAATCTGCCCGCCAGAGTCTGGCTGCCGCTCTACTCGGACATACCCCACCACGTCGTTCGCATTACAGAGGAGAAGACCGCTGTGCTCAACTCGAAGGATAAGACGCCTTACATCATCTACGTGGAGGTGGTGGAGGTCTCCGACATCTACACGTCCCCGCTGATACCCAAGATGATGCCGTCGCTGAGGCACACGAAGAGCGAGGAGCATCTGGAAGGTTCCTGCCTCAACTCGCACCAGCACCTAAGCTGCAGCCGTAcctccagctgcagcagcagccagcagggCTCCAGTTGTCGGAGGAAACGAGCGGCGGCGGAAGGAGGCGACGCTGGCGGATGTGGAGATGCTGGAACACACAATTGTTGTGTGCCTTCTTTAGGAGGGCTTCAGCTCCATGAGGATGATGTGTGGTCGCAGGAGGATGACGAAATAACGGCGCAGTACCTAAACATGCGCAAGCTGAGCGAGCGGGACACCATCTCGCAAATGTCGCTGGACTCGTGCGATTCGCGGGACCAAGGTGAGTGCGAGAGGGACTGCAGGTGCAGGTTTAAGATTATCTAACAATTTCCTGAAATTTTCATTTCAGGACCACCGGTTGTCTTCAACATTGGTGATGTGCGTTCACGACACTGCAGCAACCTGAGCTGCGAGAACACCAAGTCGTTCAGCAACGATCCCGAAGATCCCTCGGCAGCAGCCCTAAAGGTTTGTACTGCCCTTGACCCTGCTGAACTTTGGCTATAACACTTTATCATCTACAGGAGCCTTGGCACGAAAAGGAGAAGCTCATTCGGGAGTCCTCGCCCTACGGTCATCTATCGAACTGGCGGCTGCTGTCGGCCATCGTCAAGTGCGGCGATGATCTGCGCCAGGAACTAATGGCCACCCAGTTGCTGCAGGTAATTATTCGTACTAGTAACCTTCGAATTGGCTCCTCAACAGATGTTCTCCCTTGCAGATGTTCAAGATCATTTGGCAGGAGGAGCAAGTGGACCTCTGGGTGCGACCCTACAAGATCGTCTGTCTGTCGAACGACAGTGGACTCATTGAGCCCATCCTCAACACGGTGTCCTTGCATCAAATCAAGAAGAACTCCAACAAGTCCCTGAGGGATTACTTCATCGACGAGTACGGCACACCAACGGGCGAGACTTTCCGCCGGGCGCAAAAGAACTTTGTTCAGAGCTGTGCCGCCTACTGCCTCATTTCGTATTTGCTGCAAGTCAAGGATAGGTAAgcgtatatataatataacgACCAAGAAAGTGTGTTCACCTCAAGTTGTATATGTGCAGGCATAATGGCAATATACTCTTCCATTCGGACGGGCACATCATACACATTGACTTTGGCTTCATCCTGAGCATATCGCCAAAGAATCTGGGTAGGTATAACCCCGCGAATCTCAACGTTCCCCCAAGCTAATAGATGGCTGCTTACAGGTTTCGAGCAGTCGCCGTTTAAGCTCACCCCGGAGTTCGTCGAAGTCATGGGAGGCACCAGCTCGGAGCACTGGCGGGAGTTCAACAGGCTCTTGCTGGTCGGCATGATGTCTGCCCGAAAGCATATGGATCGTATAATCAACTTTGTGGAGATCATGCGCAGCAGTAAGTTTCTCGACTACTTCAGTCAAGTCCTCTCCATAAACCCTCTAATTTTGGCTCATTTGCAGATGCTCATTTGCCGTGCTTTAAGAATGGATGCTCCGGAACCGTGCAGAATCTCCGCAAACGCTTTCATATGAATTTAACCGAGCAGGAAATGGAACGAAAGGTGGAGCAGCTGGTGCAGGACTCCCTGAAGAGTCTGTCGACGAAACTGTACGATGGTTACCAGTACTACACGAATGGCATATTGTGAGAGCGGTTTTTTATGAAGATCTAAAAGGGTGTAATAAGCAGATGCTGGTAGCCAAAACTAAGGACTGACTTTTTTCTAAAGGAAttattgtatattatatataatatttgtgTAATTATCAgcgacaaacaaacaaaaaaaaaaaaaaatactaaaaaaacaaaaagaatgaAATTGTACCAAACCCAAATCTGTTATCGTAGCTTAAATCGTTCGTTGTATGCGTTTGCATTGTTGAATTAGCGTAAAGTGTATGTTGTCTAGATTCTAAGGAGCAATCTGTAAATGTTTTGCATATAATTTTAGACTGTCTGAGTGAGAGAACCGCGAGTGTCGTCGGTCTGTTATTCCATTTCGAACTTCATCATCTGCTTGTAAATACGATTTCCAAGAACCAGGCCTACATTTTGATAATTCTTTCGGTTGCTACGCTTGGCACTTggctattaaattaaatatcccCATCTAAATTTTATACTCTGGCGCTTTGTAATTTAACCATTCAGTCTACTAATAATTACAGCATCTAATTCCACTATTTAGCCGTAAGCATAGGGTTAAGCGTTGCTGCagcttacatttttattacagCAATATAATCGTTAAGCAGATCCCTTTGATTCAACAAATTTACGTCTTTTTAACCAGATTATGCCGCGAGAGTACATACAAAAGCATACACGAAACGTTCAAATCGCCGTCAAATTCATTTGTATTTGCCTATCTAACTATCTATCTATTATATAGTAAACTAAACCTAATAATTTTCCAACTTAATATACTTATACTTGTAAGCTATGGCAGTGGAGGAGGGAGGCGGAGCAAATCAAAGCATACGAAACAGTACTAAAACAGATAAACAAATAGCTAGGCACTGAAAGTGAACAATTTCAAGTTTGTAAAAAGGATCGAAGGAGGACTACCTTGCATATAGTACGTGTAAGTTAGGCTGCACTCAAACATTAGCTACAAgtatttcaaaatgtaaatgCATATTTCTACACACTTTATTaagtaaacataaaataaataaaaagagcaTATTGATATACAACCAAAAACACGAGCGTTGTCATGGCAAAGGGACCTCACATCCCCACACCCATCGATCAAACACACTCAGTAAAAAGTCTTGGTCTTGGCAAGCGAGATGGATCCGGCGAAAGTAATTGGAAAACTGTGAGTACAATAAATGGATATTGTGCTGGAATACTGATGAAACTTTCAGGAAGGAGCAGGTGCGCATGGAGCACAAGGCACGACGCAACTATCCAAAGGTGTGGGCTCAAGTTGCGGGCCAAAAAACCAACAGTTTTTATCACCAAGCTGAGATAGATTCCCATTTGGGGGACCAGCTAAAACTTCAAGGTAAGTTGCCGGATGCCTCGTCTAGAATTCCTCCCCCTAAAAACCAGGATTTGCGTAGGATTGTGTCCCATTCAGCACAACAATGAGGGCGAATCGCGGTTCGTGTCCCCAGAGATGTATCAGAATCTCCTTTCCGTTTGTCGATGCGGCCGAACCCGGCAGGGTGCTCATATGGGAAAGTGCTTGCAGAGAACTTTGAGTCCGGACTACACACAGTCCTCGGCGACAAGGGACACGGATcagccaggcggcgatcaGGGGTCACCCTTGCAGAATGTCCCGCGCACCTCGAACTGTAAGTTAAAACTCTGATTGGACACGAGCTTCCAATACTAATGAAGCTACTTGTAGCTAGCATTGGCTTCCTGGCATTCACCACGGACTATCGAAAGCTGGAACGGTCGATGCAGTACGTTTCGCCGGCCTACTCCATGGCAGGGCCGCGAATCACAGCGGTGCCCTACAACAATATCATTATCGGCTAAGCGGAGCATCTAATCTGTTGTGGTATTGCCCAGTCGGCTGACTCAAGAGCAGCGGGATTTTCTGGCTGTTTCATCTCAGCTTATCGCAAACAATAAACCGAAACCGATGGCCGTCATCATAGAACTGGAATTTCCAGAGCGGCTTTTTCTGAAACCTGTATTTTGTTGTCTTAAATGCAGCTGATTTTGCGAAAAAGGTGCTTACCTTTAGTTCCACTTAGGCATTGGTCCAGGTTAAACGCTTACTAGTCCCATTGAAGATGTCCGCTCACTGGCTATCGGTCTTACTCCTGGCCTGCACAACCCAGTTGGGTGCTGGCCAAGAGGGTCTCGTATTCGAAACTACGACAGCTCGCTCCCCCACACCAGCTCCAATCGCGTCTGCCAGCAACTCCAACCTGGTGCTTGTCAACAATGTACTAGTGCGTGGGGGGATTACGCCCTTTGTAACCGCTCCGCCTCCGACGCAAGCTTTCCTGGACTGCTTCGGTCGCTGTCCCACGACGCCGGAGTACAGACCCATTTGTGGCAGTAATATGCAGCTCTACCTCAATGAGCAGAAGTTCAATTGCGCTCGCTTCTGCGGGGCTGGTGAGTTTTAAGTCGATCCTGAGATTTGCTTTTGCCTGCTGCCCCCTTCAATTGCCAATATTTCTAGACATTCAAATAGTTCGACGCGGAAGTTGCGAAGGACTCTTTCCAATGACGCGCGGTTGACACTTGGCCATTCCCACAGCGGCAACGTACTCTGCATTCTAAAAAAAACTGTTAAAATATACACTACATACACTGTTTCTGCTCGATCTATACCATTTTAGATACCCTTTCatagaataataattaatatttattatagctttttttttataaaataaggcGCCATTGTGTGCCCTCGCTGGACGACTTAAAATGCCTTTTAAAGTAGAAAACTAACTATCCGCGACCGCGGTCAACGGTTGCCACTTCTTGTTGTTACTTTTAggtttaaacaattaaattaatacgGTGTTGTTACAAAATGTTATGAAATTAACAAATGCTCTTAACGATAGATGATTAACTTCTTAGTTTAGCGTCTAGCTTAACCTATTCTTGAACTGTGTTCCCATTAGCGATGTGCGGACCAAAGGTGCGGACGTAGCCGGCAGTGGCGCCGCCGCCCAAACGGTTTGCTATGTGCTAGTGTATTTACAGTAAACATAACTTAGCTCTGGCTACAGGTCGTCCACGTACTCCATCTCCGCCTCCGAGTCCCGAATCAGCACCAGCTGCTCCAGCCTATCAATGCGCCTCAGCATCTCCTCCTTTTCCCGCTGAAAAGTGTCCACCCGCCGGCGCAGATCCTCGTTTTGCCGTCGCAGCTCATGCAACTGCCGGCAAATCTCCGAGGACGTCAGCAACGGCATCACATTGGGCGCCTTTGCCGAGGGCAATTTTAGTGTGCTGCCGCCCGAAGCTTTAACGGCTGCCACCCCGTTGTTCGTGTGCCCCTGTCCCGATGCTATTGTGGGCGAGGGTCGCAGCTGTATCGTCTGCACGGTGCCCACTTGTCCCCTTAGACTCGCGGACGCTGGACTACTGTTTACAGGTGGAACAGCAGTTTCAATGCCGTGCTGCGACTCGTCTAAGCCTGTAGTGGGCTCCATGGTTTTCGGAAGGGAGGGAAGCTTCAGCTGTAAGTTGAAGAGATTTTATAAACTTGCCTTTAACCAAACACAATACCCACCTGTCGGGACTGCAGAGGGCGCATATTAAGCAGCTTGGTGCCATCCGGAAGCTGACGAACCATTCCAGAGCTGCAGAAGGGAGCGAACAATGCAAgagatttataaatatttacgtaGAAATGGCATATAGTTACCTTGCCATTGATGCAGGTATTTTCTGAACCGACTTTGGCTGACTGTCCGATCCGCAGAGCTTCTTAAAATCAGTCAACGAGATTATGCGTATATTCTGTTCGAAGAGAGATCATTTAAAGTATGTGCAAGTGGAAAGAGTAAAGGGTTCTTGCTACCTTGTTTTTGGAAACCCCCGAAGGACTCGACGCTGGCGTCTCTTTCTGCTTGATGACATTCATTCGAATCTTCTGAGGCGGCGAGTTACTGATATTTGGTCGCAGAGCCACACCCGGTACCTTTCTGGCACTGCCGTTCACGAATTCACGCTTCCCGCTCAGACCGGCCTTCGTCTCGTGCAGCAGCATGCGCCCACCTTCGGAGAGTATAAGTTGGCGTCCGTTCTGCAGGGCAGTGTTCAGCATTTCCTTGGAGGCCTGATCATCGTTTTCCTCCATCATATCCGCAATTCCGTGCGTCTTCAGCATGTTTAATGCCGAGTTTCCCAGCACATTGGTATCTGCAAGAAgcaatttatatacttttacgTCTTGGTGGCCTCTAACTATTGAGCTTACGCCCTCGGAGGGTCTCCAGGACATCCATTCGTTCCTCCACAGACATTTCGCTCTCGTCTTGGCCTTTCATGGTTTCCGGTTCATCCATTATGGAGTTGACAGCGTCGCTGGTTTCCTTCTGCGAATCATtggtaaattttaattgttcaCTGGAGAATTTAGAGATTTCTACAGGCTAAGGAAAGGAAAATTCTTTGCTTGCAAAAATTTCGTGGTAGCAAAATATAATAAGGTGCCAAACGTGCCAGAATTCAGAAACATATGCATGTCTACGGCTACTAAAAGGGGTAATAAAACAAGGATGTCTGAGGTACATACTCTGCTATTATGCGATTTTATCTGGAGTTCGATAAGCGCAGGGCAGCCGAAGACAAAAAGTCGAACAAGAATTAGTATAATACCGACACAGAAACTATCAAGTCACAAACTAAATCCCGAGGCAAGAAAATGCCATATAAAGTCCTTACCTCCGACTCGTCACTGAACTTTTTGGTGGCCTGTGCCTGCCGCGCCATCTCTAGCTCCGCCAGCACATCCGCCTGCTCTGTGTACACGGCCAGACCGATTGCCGTTTTGCCGAATTTTGAAACACACGTAACGTCCGCCTGGTTTTTAAGCAGCATGCGCACAATGCCCTTGTGCCTCTTCTCAACGGCCCAGTGGAGCGGCGTCATGcggagctggccagaaaaaaCAGTCGGGTTACTCTTCGAGATCCACTAATCTCAAACGGAATACTCTTACCATGTCGCGGGAGTTCACACTGCACTTGAGCGCCAGCAGCAGGCTGACCACCCGCTCGTGGCCATAGTAACAGGCCAGGTGGAGCGGCGTCCGGTCCACCTTCGTCTTAGCATCCATGTTGATGCCTCCCTGCAGTAGGATCTCGCAGATCTCCAGCTGATTGTTCATGGCGGCAAAGTGGAGCGCCGACATACCCAGCCAGTCTGAGGCAAACGGCGCTCCGTGGGCCAGTGCCGTCTTCACGCCAGCCACATCGCTGTCCCTGGCGTACTGGAGCAGTTGCTTGCCCAGGTCCACGCATGTGGCGGCCACCAGCAGGTTGCCCTTCTTCTGCTGCACCTCGCCTTCCGTGCGCTGAAAGACG
Proteins encoded:
- the Atac3 gene encoding uncharacterized protein Atac3 isoform X1, whose protein sequence is MHSQNSASKVVATLRADGNVYPMEHPKAHLMHYEIRTEGEVQQKKGNLLVAATCVDLGKQLLQYARDSDVAGVKTALAHGAPFASDWLGMSALHFAAMNNQLEICEILLQGGINMDAKTKVDRTPLHLACYYGHERVVSLLLALKCSVNSRDMLRMTPLHWAVEKRHKGIVRMLLKNQADVTCVSKFGKTAIGLAVYTEQADVLAELEMARQAQATKKFSDESEPVEISKFSSEQLKFTNDSQKETSDAVNSIMDEPETMKGQDESEMSVEERMDVLETLRGHTNVLGNSALNMLKTHGIADMMEENDDQASKEMLNTALQNGRQLILSEGGRMLLHETKAGLSGKREFVNGSARKVPGVALRPNISNSPPQKIRMNVIKQKETPASSPSGVSKNKNIRIISLTDFKKLCGSDSQPKSVQKIPASMASSGMVRQLPDGTKLLNMRPLQSRQLKLPSLPKTMEPTTGLDESQHGIETAVPPVNSSPASASLRGQVGTVQTIQLRPSPTIASGQGHTNNGVAAVKASGGSTLKLPSAKAPNVMPLLTSSEICRQLHELRRQNEDLRRRVDTFQREKEEMLRRIDRLEQLVLIRDSEAEMEYVDDL
- the Atac3 gene encoding GA-binding protein subunit beta-1 isoform X3, giving the protein MHSQNSASKVVATLRADGNVYPMEHPKAHLMHYEIRTEGEVQQKKGNLLVAATCVDLGKQLLQYARDSDVAGVKTALAHGAPFASDWLGMSALHFAAMNNQLEICEILLQGGINMDAKTKVDRTPLHLACYYGHERVVSLLLALKCSVNSRDMLRMTPLHWAVEKRHKGIVRMLLKNQADVTCVSKFGKTAIGLAVYTEQADVLAELEMARQAQATKKFSDESEKETSDAVNSIMDEPETMKGQDESEMSVEERMDVLETLRGHTNVLGNSALNMLKTHGIADMMEENDDQASKEMLNTALQNGRQLILSEGGRMLLHETKAGLSGKREFVNGSARKVPGVALRPNISNSPPQKIRMNVIKQKETPASSPSGVSKNKNIRIISLTDFKKLCGSDSQPKSVQKIPASMASSGMVRQLPDGTKLLNMRPLQSRQLKLPSLPKTMEPTTGLDESQHGIETAVPPVNSSPASASLRGQVGTVQTIQLRPSPTIASGQGHTNNGVAAVKASGGSTLKLPSAKAPNVMPLLTSSEICRQLHELRRQNEDLRRRVDTFQREKEEMLRRIDRLEQLVLIRDSEAEMEYVDDL
- the Atac3 gene encoding GA-binding protein subunit beta-1 isoform X2, which encodes MHSQNSASKVVATLRADGNVYPMEHPKAHLMHYEIRTEGEVQQKKGNLLVAATCVDLGKQLLQYARDSDVAGVKTALAHGAPFASDWLGMSALHFAAMNNQLEICEILLQGGINMDAKTKVDRTPLHLACYYGHERVVSLLLALKCSVNSRDMLRMTPLHWAVEKRHKGIVRMLLKNQADVTCVSKFGKTAIGLAVYTEQADVLAELEMARQAQATKKFSDESEIKSHNSRKETSDAVNSIMDEPETMKGQDESEMSVEERMDVLETLRGHTNVLGNSALNMLKTHGIADMMEENDDQASKEMLNTALQNGRQLILSEGGRMLLHETKAGLSGKREFVNGSARKVPGVALRPNISNSPPQKIRMNVIKQKETPASSPSGVSKNKNIRIISLTDFKKLCGSDSQPKSVQKIPASMASSGMVRQLPDGTKLLNMRPLQSRQLKLPSLPKTMEPTTGLDESQHGIETAVPPVNSSPASASLRGQVGTVQTIQLRPSPTIASGQGHTNNGVAAVKASGGSTLKLPSAKAPNVMPLLTSSEICRQLHELRRQNEDLRRRVDTFQREKEEMLRRIDRLEQLVLIRDSEAEMEYVDDL